Proteins encoded by one window of Culicoides brevitarsis isolate CSIRO-B50_1 chromosome 2, AGI_CSIRO_Cbre_v1, whole genome shotgun sequence:
- the LOC134828789 gene encoding dynein axonemal assembly factor 4-like has product MPILLKDVKWTQTEGEINVDLKFSSKLTKPVDIFTSKHYIKVSSPPYLWEAFLSHEIDTDESRCQLSASLVQFSLKKCESIHWESLEKLQIDNGAKAQIREEAVKEKQESIKKKQKETIKYKEAKKREEIVNSTSRDAKTREDYQKIVNPKKVIEETLSSKIEETKITEKVVENPVESPKEEKKKVEIVPPPIRKPPVEVKKDLPGIRKTSNISISFSNRNFITPKRESQEDEEREWLLKQKDVRKAIGFDEEDLRPEERNPHWLKEKGDHFYQQGNFLGAISAYSTAIRMTDQYWELFMNRAAAHFSAENFQKCAEDCSRAYDLLTPPCEANLQARQNCLARRGAALARMGLIRQGYEEVVAALKLKYDKQLERDAEMLRCKLQNSE; this is encoded by the coding sequence atgccaattttattaaaagatgtAAAATGGACTCAAACTGAAGGCGAAATCAATGTCGATCTGAAATTTAGTAGCAAACTTACGAAACCAGTCGATATTTTCACATCGAAACACTACATCAAAGTCAGCAGCCCACCGTACCTCTGGGAAGCTTTTCTGTCTCATGAAATCGACACGGACGAAAGTAGATGTCAACTTTCCGCTAGTCTTGTTCAATTTTCGCTCAAAAAATGCGAGTCAATTCATTGGGAGTCACTAGAGAAGCTACAAATCGATAACGGTGCAAAAGCGCAAATCCGTGAAGAAGCCGTTAAGGAAAAACAAGAGTCGAttaagaagaaacaaaaagaaacTATAAAATATAAGGAGGCCAAAAAACGTGAAGAAATTGTAAACTCCACGTCACGTGATGCCAAAACACGTGAAGATTATCAGAAAATTGTCAATCCGAAGAAAGTTATTGAGGAAACTTTAAGTTCTAAAATAGAAGAAACGAAAATTACCGAAAAAGTCGTTGAAAACCCTGTAGAAAGCCCTAAGgaggagaagaaaaaagtagaaattgTGCCGCCACCAATTCGTAAACCTCCTGTCGAAGTAAAAAAAGACTTACCTGGAATTCGCAAAACTAGCAACATTTCAATCTCCTTTTCGAATCGAAACTTTATCACGCCCAAACGTGAGTCGCAAGAAGATGAAGAACGGGAATGGTTGTTGAAGCAAAAAGACGTTCGCAAAGCAATTGGCTTCGATGAGGAAGACTTACGTCCCGAAGAACGAAATCCACATTGGTTGAAGGAAAAGGGCGATCACTTTTATCAACAGGGCAATTTCCTGGGAGCCATTTCCGCGTATTCCACTGCTATTCGTATGACAGACCAATATTGGGAGCTTTTCATGAATCGTGCGGCAGCTCACTTTTCcgcagaaaattttcaaaaatgtgccGAAGACTGTTCCAGAGCTTATGATTTGCTGACACCACCGTGCGAAGCTAACTTGCAGGCAAGACAAAATTGTTTGGCACGTCGTGGTGCCGCACTCGCGCGAATGGGACTGATCCGACAAGGCTACGAGGAAGTTGTGGCTGCACTAAAACTGAAATACGACAAGCAATTGGAACGAGATGCTGAAATGTTGAGATGTAAATTGCAGAATAGCGAATAA
- the LOC134828790 gene encoding tyrosine-protein kinase Lyn-like: MGNQRSKPRRSLMATPNRYRKTNDYFEPEDFKDRSEIYLALKDHEARSSNELSFKKGEVLELIKKCISRDHLLMKDLKNTKYGFVPKESVAEINSLRAQEYYFEKVSRRQAESLIMFPGNCTGTFIVRPSQSVPGSFSLTVKDYSMNRGFRPRNYRINVSKYGNYSLQPSVEFKTVPELISYYQKSVTLCHLVRACPKIEESPNRRQSFAALPSVNEFGYAKNIRKHSLGANELALCNRKSDVIVKRLKLESVSEENLLDEAYQILNDDKFIALYATFNQNNA, encoded by the exons atgggaaatcaAAGATCCAAACCCAGGAGATCTCTCATGGCGACTCCAAATCGGTACCGAAAAACCAATGATTACTTCGAGCCTGAAGATTTCAAAGATCGTTCTGAAATTTATCTTGCACTAAAGGATCACGAAGCGCGATCTTCCAATGAATTATCTTTCAAGAAAGGCGAGGTActggaattaattaaaaaatgcattagtCGAGACCATCTTCTGatgaaagatttgaaaaataccAAATATGGTTTCGTTCCTAAAGAAAGTGTTGCGGAAATTAATTCGTTGCGAGCTCaaga atattattttgaaaaggtGTCACGTCGTCAAGCTGAAAGTCTTATAATGTTTCCTGGAAACTGCACGGGAACTTTTATTGTTCGTCCGTCGCAGTCGGTACCAGGATCATTTTCCTTAACTGTCAAGGATTATTCAATGAATAGAGGATTTCGTCCAAGAAATTATCGCATTAATGTTAGCAAGTACGGAAATTATAGTCTGCAACCTAGTGTTGAATTTAAGACGGTACCGGAATTAATTTCCTACTATC AAAAAAGTGTAACATTATGCCATTTGGTACGTGCATGtcctaaaattgaagaatctCCTAATAGAAGACAATCATTTGCCGCACTTCCATCAGTTAACGAGTTTGGATATGCCAAAAATATACGCAAACATTCACTTGGTGCAAATGAATTGGCATTATGCAACCGAAAAAGTGACGTTATTGTGAAACGATTGAAGTTAGAATCTGTTTCCGAAGAGAATCTCTTGGACGAAGcctatcaaattttaaatgatgataaatttattgctcTGTATGCCACATTTAACCAAAATAATGCTTAA
- the LOC134830957 gene encoding uncharacterized protein LOC134830957, which yields MGTKKCCVPSCNGNWPDDGCETTYHKFPQRLEFRKNWIIAIKSKLDANLQPSSSNLVCSRHFKRSDWQEIKGGKLLLKQGIVPSVFTYNVNDLPKEELGKPEITGNPNVSVKDVSVAEGGAAEEPVEKPEEKKVEKSRKSARRSNFSLTSPPKTGKLAKKPAEKEVEATPVEKEPEEVPPAKKEEEPVEEKKEPEKLPEKPTKSETTKSKEDSKPSNTKFSIKLPFKSKKDKKRDKRRPHRSILALSKRSPKRKDGQSSKSKLKSPTKAAADVLSPKKNLSSSINFVIGTKLEAQDFEGGWHEASIVEVDSDEGEVLIHFIKNEKQKSATLSDEWIPMDSSRLRPPQVTKKSEGFAIGEKCMARWNDSRKFPATVQRLVEDDLYEVLFNDGYIKIVRGTHMTKLKQQPGQPPLIEPIIPIQPIIQTPALKDIVIPDIPKDGEWCCYWINDCPVGKESYLDFSHGRINTVIVDDWRLPEKWEKHLFQRIGNYGGKWDAILVSPDGQKFRSKQELKAYLDTIKETYDPERYDFCLHKKRAKAIGLLTYTEDYKQALSLDMKSPNVSLSSIGGTPGTPGLGGMGTGEVFIGSLKVKVQDNLYLCPDCDKTFRKENHLQIHIKHYHEKTAELLGVCPNMQDLAYLRTATDDTEVQEAQAKFMRKSLTVGSPPAAVAPPASTPTTASTTNTTTAKSVSTPKSSGNKSSATSKKVTAENVLKREPVVKLEMMNVEEHLEKPPKKADVDPDFDPESLIVSHEVSRKGLKKRKGTVSTRQCNRKPTKRPKLSESSGMTDSEDTRFSFGLNEPHPKVARLQSEHTTEGSNSFDASPSPNTNYVNEYGEVIKIVRMRKEEVINCICAYPEEDGLMIQCELCLCWQHGICNGIVKESQVPEKYVCLICRNPQRGRPSMRFIHDQDWLYDGKLPTANYHLPYQKTQDRFNLLKQSHTLTGNLLELKKFLHSLDVKINIAANKDHPKMYLWSKKWEQSPPKQETPAMTNPQPLKVDSNDIKFDIKDLNNVVGDNGQNNSILAGLLSSPGGTNVPVATEATTTVEDDKSDIKDNIFTQEPKTPSAPEPEAAIDPAKCQYNLLEHIQKQQNLAMARLNTVEAQIIALEAFDDPKDIVESPSNSDSYSKTKQVVHQLIKDLEKMKALAEIHGSVAAY from the exons ATGGGCACCAAAAAGTGTTGCGTGCCAAGTTGCAATGGAAATTGGCCGGATGACGGCTGCGAAACGACATACCACAAATTTCCGCAGCGCTTGGAGTTCCGTAAAAACTGGATAATTGCGATAAAATCCAAACTGGATGCTAATTTGCAGCCATCGAGCAGTAATTTGGTGTGCTCGCGACATTTCAAACGGTCGGATTGGCAGGAAATCAAAGGAGGAAAGCTGTTGCTGAAACAAGGTATCGTTCCGAGTGTATTCACATACAACGTAAATGACTTGCCGAAGGAGGAACTCGGCAAACCTGAAATTACCGGAAACCCCAATGTGAGTGTTAAGGATGTTTCTGTAGCCGAAGGCGGCGCCGCCGAAGAACCAGTAGAAAAACCAGAAGAAAAGAAAGTGGAAAAGAGTCGCAAATCCGCTCGACGATCGAACTTTAGTTTGACATCGCCACCAAAAACGGgcaaacttgcaaaaaaaccAGCAGAAAAAGAAGTCGAAGCAACTCCAGTTGAAAAGGAACCAGAAGAGGTTCCTCCTGCCAAAAAGGAAGAAGAACCCGTCGAGGAGAAAAAAGAACCGGAAAAGTTGCCAGAAAAACCCACCAAATCAGAGACAACAAAATCGAAGGAAGACTCAAAGCCCAGCAACACCAAGTTTTCCATCAAGTTGCCCTTCAAGtctaaaaaggacaaaaaacggGACAAACGTCGACCACATCGTAGTATCCTTGCGCTGTCAAAACGCAGTCCGAAACGAAAAGACGGCCAATCGAGCAAATCAAAGCTAAAATCCCCAACAAAAGCTGCAGCGGATGTTCTGTCGCCtaagaaaaatctttcgtCGTCCATCAATTTTGTCATTGGCACAAAACTTGAAGCACAGGACTTTGAAGGAGGCTGGCACGAAGCCAGTATTGTCGAGGTAGACTCGGACGAAGGCGAAGTTTTGAttcatttcatcaaaaatgagaAACAAAAATCAGCGACGCTCAGCGATGAGTGGATCCCAATGGATTCGTCACGTTTGAGACCGCCACAAGTAACGAAGAAAAGCGAAGGATTCGCGATTGGAGAGAAATGCATGGCCCGCTGGAATGACTCGCGAAAGTTTCCTGCTACTGTTCAACGATTGGTCGAGGATG aTCTTTATGAGGTTTTGTTCAATGACGGgtacataaaaattgttcgtGGTACTCACATGACAAAATTGAAGCAACAACCTGGACAGCCGCCATTAATTGAGCCAATTATTCCCATTCAGCCGATTATTCAGACGCCAGCTTTGAAGGACATCGTCATACCGGACATACCGAAGGACGGTGAGTGGTGCTGTTACTGGATCAACGATTGTCCCGTTGGTAAAGAGAGCTATTTGGACTTCTCTCATGGACGAATCAACACTGTTATTGTCGATGATTGGCGTTTACCCGAAAAATGGGAGAAACATCTCTTCCAACGTATTGGAAATTACGGCGGAAAATGGGACGCAATCTTGGTGAGTCCCGACGGACAGAAATTTCGTTCGAAACAGGAGTTAAAAGCATATTTGGACACGATTAAAGAAACTTACGATCCGGAACGCTACGATTTCTGCCTGCATAAGAAACGAGCAAAGGCAATCGGATTGTTGACATACACCGAGGACTACAAACAAGCTCTTAGTTTGGACATGAAGAGTCCAAATGTATCACTTAGCTCGATTGGAGGCACTCCTGGGACACCGGGACTCGGTGGCATGGGAACTGGCGAGGTCTTTATTGGCTCCCTTAAGGTCAAAGTTCAGGATAATCTCTATTTGTGTCCGGATTGCGACAAAACATTCCGCAAAGAGAACCATTTGCAGATCCACATCAAACATTATCACGAAAAAACCGCTGAATTACTCGGAGTTTGTCCAAATATGCAGGATTTGGCTTATTTGAGAACCGCAACTGACGATACGGAAGTACAGGAAGCTCAAGCAAAATTCATGAGAAAATCGCTAACTGTTGGATCACCACCGGCAGCGGTTGCACCACCAGCATCGACTCCAACAACTGCTTCTACGACGAATACAACAACCGCAAAGTCCGTTAGTACACCAAAATCCAGTGGAAATAAGAGTTCAGCGACAAGTAAAAAAGTTACTGCAGAAAATGTCCTCAAACGAGAACCTGTTGTCAAGTTGGAAATGATGAATGTCGAGGAGCATCTTGAAAAACCGCCTAAAAAAGCTGACGTCGATCCAGATTTTGATCCAGAATCACTTATTGTGTCGCACGAGGTCAGTCGCAAAGGTTTGAAGAAACGCAAAGGAACCGTTAGTACGAGGCAGTGTAATCGAAAACCCACAAAACGTCCCAAATTGAGTGAATCTTCGGGCATGACAGACTCCGAAGACACCAGATTCTCCTTTGGTCTGAACGAACCGCATCCGAAAGTGGCGAGACTTCAGTCGGAACACACCACCGAGGGCAGTAATAGCTTCGACGCGAGTCCAAGTCCAAACACGAATTACGTGAACGAATATGGAGAAGTCATTAAAATCGTGAGGATGCGCAAAGAGGAAGTTATAAACTGCATTTGTGCGTATCCCGAAGAAGATGGTCTCATGATTCAATGTGAGTTGTGTTTGTGCTGGCAACATGGCATCTGCAATGGAATTGTCAAGGAAAGTCAAGTGCCCGAAAAGTACGTTTGTCTCATTTGTCGCAATCCCCAACGTGGTAGACCTTCGATGCGATTCATTCACGACCAGGATTGGCTTTATGACGGCAAATTACCTACCGCAAATTACCATTTGCCGTACCAGAAGACCCAAGATCGCTTCAATTTGCTGAAACAAAGTCACACTCTCACCGGAAACCTGCTGgaactcaaaaaattcttgcatTCCTTGGACGTGAAGATCAACATCGCTGCCAATAAGGATCATCCAAAGATGTATTTGTGGTCGAAAAAGTGGGAACAATCGCCACCGAAGCAGGAAACTCCAGCTATGACGAATCCACAACCATTGAAAGTTGACAGTAACGACATAAAGTTCGACATTAAAGATCTGAATAACGTCGTTGGCGATAACGGACAAAATAACAGCATTCTTGCGGGACTACTTTCATCGCCTGGAGGAACAAATGTCCCGGTAGCGACAGAAGCAACAACAACTGTCGAAGACGACAAAAGTGATATTAAGGACAACATTTTCACGCAAGAACCAAAAACGCCATCGGCACCCGAACCAGAGGCTGCAATCGATCCGGCCAAGTGTCAGTATAATTTGTTGGAACACATTCAGAAACAGCAGAATTTAGCAATGGCAAGGTTGAATACAGTAGAGGCGCAAATTATTG ctcttgaggCTTTTGATGACCCCAAAGATATTGTGGAATCACCTTCTAATTCTGACTCGTACTCAAAAACGAAACAAGTTGTGCACCAATTGATCAAAgatttggaaaaaatgaaagcaTTGGCGGAAATTCACGGAAGTGTTGCAGCTTACTAA
- the LOC134828629 gene encoding probable multidrug resistance-associated protein lethal(2)03659, whose amino-acid sequence METDKRNQRELPPCPREKANIFSYVLFIWILPIFWKGRKKDLDTDDLYQPMREHKSETLGDRLCKAWDQECEKKQALNKPPSLLSTMTGVFKWQLAFGGVMLFILEFAVRMTQPIFIGGLVNYYSKVDGNINEAYLYAGGIILCTALNLLIIHPFMLGQSHLGMKIRISAISMIYRKSLRLTKNALGNTTSGQVVNLLSNDVGRFDTSILFIHYLWISPLEILAVTIILYYQIEWSAFAGVGFLLGFMPIQMYIGKLAATLRLKTAMRTDERVRFMNEIVQGIQVIKMYAWEKPFAKVVEMARLNELKAIKSISYIRGIMLSFMMFTSRTAIFLSLMTYVLLGQILTAEKAFVVTAYYNLLRTSAMMLFPQGIVQATETIVSVRRIQTFMMHPELPRSKEQLERNRVEKEKADLNMSNSNGTPAPPPSNVVVKISNVTAKWDPKYTENTLNNVNLNLEKQKLIAVIGPVGSGKSSLIQAILGELSIDSGSIDVNGDVSFASQEPWLFSSSIRQNILFGMPYDKKRYQEVVKVCALERDFTLFPNADKTLVGERGASLSGGQKARINLARAVYRDADIYFLDDPLSAVDAHVGRHLFDECIKNYLRKKAVILVTHQLQYLQSAHQIVIMEHGNVKATGTYDELSKSGLDFAKLLNNAEEETETVKRQLSRQDSVLSHESDLPEKRVSVMSVMSDGGPVAVAETSDTGSIGFAVYKQYFKALGGWGIFIVVFFLFVFSQVLASGGDYFLTYWTNKEQQKIVEQTSYLHRFVRATDGFWHDFNQFFKDLYAYEYFDLYAFALIILLTIVVSLGRSFVFFNAAMKASANLHNAMFMGISRASMYFFNTNPSGRILNRFSKDMGQVDEILPAIMIDMIQIFLTLVGIVTVVAIVNPWYILPTAVLVVLFYFLRVFYLKTSIDIKRIEAITRSPIYSHLGASLSGLSTIRAFKAEQMLIDEFDAHQDLHSSAFYLFLAAGRAFGFWLDGSCLIYITLITMSFFLMGENGGNVGLVITQILGMTGMVQWGMRQSAELENTMTAVERVVEYHSVDPEGALESKPDKKPPATWPENGRIVFDNLSMRYAPDPKTECVLRELEFVIEPREKIGIVGRTGAGKSSLINALFRLSYNEGSILIDTRNTADMGLHDLRAKISIIPQEPVLFSGTLRYNLDPFDEYTDDKLWMSLEEVKLKEAISELPLGLLSKISEGGSNFSVGQRQLVCLARAILRDNKVLVMDEATANVDPQTDALIQETIRTKFADCTVLTIAHRLNTVMDSDKVLVMDAGRAIEFGPPYELLTTNEGPMIFHGMVKQTGNASFEQLLEVAKQSYEKNSSKKDN is encoded by the exons atggaAACCGACAAACGAAATCAACGTGAGCTGCCACCATGTCCACGTGAGAaggcaaacattttttcatatgttctatttat ATGGATCCTACCGATTTTTTGGAAAGGCCGCAAAAAGGACTTGGACACCGATGATCTTTACCAGCCCATGCGCGAACACAAATCCGAGACACTTGGTGACAGACTCTGCAAAGCATGGGATCAAGAGTGCGAGAAAAAACAGGCACTTAATAAGCCACCCTCACTTCTCAGTACCATGACGGGTGTCTTCAAATGGCAACTTGCTTTTGGTGGTGTCATGCTGTTCATTCTGGAATTTGCCGTTCGCATGACGCAGCCAATTTTTATCGGAGGTCTCGTCAATTACTACTCCAAAGTCGATGGAAATATCAATGAAGCGTATTTATATGCGGGAGGAATTATTCTGTGCACTGCCTTGAATTTGCTCATTATACATCCGTTTATGCTGGGACAATCGCATTTGGGTATGAAAATTCGTATTTCGGCAATCAGCATGATTTACCGGAAAAGTTTGCGATTGACCAAAAATGCTCTTGGTAATACGACGTCTGGACAAGTTGTGAATTTGTTGAGTAATGATGTCGGTCGCTTTGATACGtcaattttgttcattcaCTATTTGTGGATTAGTCCATTGGAAATTTTGGCAGTGACGATCATCTTGTATTACCAg ATTGAATGGTCAGCCTTTGCTGGAGTTGGATTTTTACTCGGTTTTATGCCAATTCAAA tGTACATTGGAAAGCTCGCAGCCACACTTCGATTGAAGACAGCAATGCGCACTGATGAAAGAGTgcgttttatgaatgaaatcgtTCAAGGAATCCAAGTCATCAAGATGTATGCGTG ggAAAAACCGTTTGCCAAAGTTGTTGAAATGGCCCGTCTCAATGAACTCAAAGCAATCAAAAGTATTTCCTATATTCGTGGTATCATGTTGTCTTTCATGATGTTCACTTCACGTACTGCCATTTTCCTCAGTTTAATGACTTATGTCTTGCTTGGACAGATCCTCACAGCAGAAAAAGCTTTCGTTGTCACAGc ttacTACAACTTACTCCGTACATCAGCTATGATGCTTTTCCCTCAAGGAATCGTCCAAGCAACCGAAACAATTGTTTCTGTTCGTCGTATTCAAACTTTTATGATGCATCCTGAGCTTCCTCGTTCCAAAGAACAATTAGAACGCAATCGTGTCGAAAAAGAAAAGGCAGATTTGAACATGTCCAATAGCAATGGCACTCCAGCACCTCCACCATCAAATGTTGTCGTTAAAATCTCCAATGTCACCGCCAAATGGGATCCAAAGTACACGGAAAATACGTTAAATAACGTCAACTTGAAtttggaaaaacaaaaattgattgcaGTTATTGGACCCGTGGGTTCCGGCAAGTCATCTTTAATTCAAGCCATTTTGGGAGAACTTTCTATCGATTCTGGTTCCATTGATGTCAATGGCGACGTTTCGTTTGCATCGCAAGAACCATGGCTTTTTTCCTCCAGTATTCGACAAAACATCTTGTTTGGCATGCCTTACGACAAGAAACGGTATCAGGAAGTGGTGAAAGTTTGCGCCTTAGAACGGGATTTCACGCTGTTCCCGAATGCCGATAAAACGTTGGTTGGCGAACGTGGTGCCAGTTTGTCGGGTGGACAAAAAGCTCGTATTAATCTTGCACGTGCCGTGTATCGTGATGCTGACATTTATTTCTTGGATGACCCCTTGAGTGCGGTGGATGCTCATGTAGGTCGACATCTCTTTGATGagtgtatcaaaaattatttgcgaaaaaaagctGTTATTCTGGTCACCCATCAACTGCAGTACTTACAAAGCGCCCATCAAATCGTCATCATGGAACACGGAAATGTAAAAGCGACTGGAACTTATGATGAATTGAGCAAATCTGGATTGGATTTcgcaaaattattgaataacgCTGAGGAAGAGACAGAAACCGTCAAAAGACAATTATCGCGACAAGATAGTGTCTTGAGTCATGAAAGCGATTTACCGGAAAAACGTGTCAGTGTTATGAGTGTGATGTCGGACGGTGGACCAGTGGCTGTTGCAGAGACTTCGGACACGGGAAGCATCGGATTTGCCGTTTACAAACAATATTTCAAAGCATTAGGTGGCTGGggaatatttattgttgtatTTTTCCTCTTTGTGTTTTCGCAGGTGCTCGCTAGTGGAGGTGACTACTTCCTCACGTACTGGACAAATAAGGagcagcaaaaaattgttgagcAAACTTCGTACTTACATCGTTTCGTACGCGCAACAGACGGATTTTGGCACGATTTCAATCAATTCTTTAAGGATCTCTATGCCTACGAGTATTTCGATTTGTATGCTTTTGCGCTGATCATTCTGCTGACAATCGTGGTATCACTTGGACGTAGTTTTGTGTTCTTTAATGCTGCGATGAAGGCATCGGCAAACTTGCATAACGCCATGTTCATGGGAATCAGTAGAGCTTCGATGTATTTCTTCAACACAAATCCATCTGGGCGTATTTTGAATCGCTTCTCGAAGGATATGGGTCAAGTAGATGAGATTTTGCCAGCTATTATGATTGATATGATACAAATTTTCCTCACATTGGTTGGTATTGTAACGGTTGTGGCTATCGTTAATCCATGGTATATCCTTCCAACGGCAGTTCTGGTGGTTCTTTTTTACTTCTTGAGAGTATTTTACTTGAAAACTAGTATCGATATAAAGCGGATCGAAGCAATAA ctcgaTCTCCCATTTACAGTCATTTAGGAGCAAGTTTGAGCGGATTATCGACAATTCGTGCTTTCAAAGCGGAACAAATGTTGATTGATGAATTTGATGCTCATCAGGACTTGCATAGTTCAGCATTTTATCTTTTCTTAGCAGCAGGTCGTGCTTTTGGATTCTG gttgGATGGAAGTTGCTTGATTTACATCACTTTAATCACGATGAGTTTCTTCTTGATGGGCGAGAATGGAGGAAATGTTGGTTTAGTCATCACCCAGATTTTGGGAATGACAGGCATGGTTCAATG gGGTATGCGTCAATCAGCTGAACTGGAAAACACGATGACAGCGGTAGAGCGTGTCGTTGAATATCACAGTGTTGATCCCGAAGGTGCTTTGGAATCCAAGCCAGACAAAAAACCACCTGCCACATGGCCAGAGAATGGTCGCATTGTTTTTGACAATCTTTCGATGCGTTATGCGCCAGATCCCAAAACGGAATGTGTCTTGCGCGAATTGGAATTTGTCATTGAGCCACGCGAAAAAATTGGCATTGTCGGTCGAACGGGAGCAGGAAAATCATCTCTCATCAATGCTCTCTTCCGGCTGTCGTACAACGAGGGTTCCATTCTCATCGACACTCGCAATACAGCAGATATGGGTTTGCATGACTTGCGTGCCAAAATCTCCATTATCCCGCAAGAACCGGTCCTCTTCTCCGGAACCCTCAGATACAACTTGGATCCGTTTGACGAGTACACGGACGACAAATTATGGATGTCTCTGGAAGAAGTGAAGCTCAAGGAGGCCATTAGTGAGCTGCCATTGGGACTTTTATCGAAGATTTCCGAAGGTGGCAGTAATTTCAGTGTGGGACAGCGACAACTTGTGTGTTTAGCACGTGCCATCTTGCGGGACAATAAAGTGTTAGTAATGGACGAGGCGACGGCTAACGTTGATCCACAAACGGATGCACTAATCCAGGAGACAATTAGAACGAAATTCGCCGATTGCACGGTACTTACAATTGCTCATAGATTGAACACAGTCATGGATTCTGACAAAGTGCTAGTCATGGATGCTGGAAGAGCCATCGAGTTTGGACCACCGTATGAACTGTTGACTACTAATGAAGGCCCAATGATTTTCCATGGAATGGTCAAGCAAACAGGAAATGCTTCGTTCGAACAGTTGTTAGAAGTTGCCAAACAG agttacgaaaaaaattcctcaaaaaaggataattaa